Proteins found in one Pelobates fuscus isolate aPelFus1 chromosome 10, aPelFus1.pri, whole genome shotgun sequence genomic segment:
- the LOC134575522 gene encoding taste receptor type 2 member 40-like, whose amino-acid sequence MSTGTETSVIILEGETILPLSIISLETFIGSLVNGFMVVVNIVNLLRYGTLSSCDLILTCLGISRFLYQWLFFSVCFFIWTNGLAYSGSHLIIVFVIVIFLNNTSLWFATWLCTLYCVRIVNINWSIFIILKRHFDRWIPFLLGASTVISIVPSIILACFSQKPDMNFPLQQSANNTTELTFSKTQQIIFSATCTSGTIPPFIIFCIGIRLMVGSLWNHTQRMKSQCKTSFRKPSMKAHYGAIQFMGWFYLFYLFSMVGFNTFVLGGATDPFVALFCISVVGAYPSIHSVFIVFGNSKLRTTFIKLLRKARCYFLKSPQTEMVAI is encoded by the coding sequence ATGTCTACCGGAACAGAAACAAGTGTAATAATCCTGGAAGGAGAGACAATATTGCCTCTCAGTATCATATCACTGGAAACCTTTATCGGAAGCTTGGTGAATGGCTTCATGGTCGTTGTAAACATCGTGAATCTTTTACGATATGGAACTCTAAGTTCTTGTGATTTAATTTTGACCTGTCTTGGCATATCTCGCTTTTTATATCAGTGGTTATTCTTCTCCGTCTGCTTTTTTATCTGGACTAATGGTTTAGCATATTCAGGTTCACATTTAATTATTGTCTTTGTAATTGTGATTTTCCTTAACAATACGAGTCTCTGGTTTGCCACCTGGCTTTGCACCTTATACTGTGTCCGAATTGTTAATATTAACTGGAGCATCTTCATCATTCTAAAAAGGCATTTCGACAGATGGATCCCCTTCTTGTTGGGTGCCAGTACTGTAATATCAATAGTACCCAGTATAATTCTTGCCTGCTTCTCTCAAAAACCTGATATGAACTTTCCCCTTCAACAATCCGCCAATAACACTACAGAATTGACCTTCTCCAAAACACAACAGATCATCTTTAGCGCAACTTGCACCTCGGGCACCATCCCACCCTTTATCATTTTTTGCATAGGGATTAGGCTGATGGTGGGTTCTTTGTGGAATCATACACAGAGAATGAAGAGTCAATGTAAAACGAGTTTTAGAAAACCATCGATGAAAGCTCATTATGGAGCAATACAGTTTATGGGATGGTTCTACCTTTTTTATCTATTTTCTATGGTGGGCTTTAATACCTTTGTGTTAGGAGGTGCAACTGATCCGTTTGTTGctctattctgcatttctgtggtTGGAGCTTACCCGTCCATACATTCCGTGTTTATTGTGTTTGGAAATTCTAAACTCCGCACAACGTTCATTAAGCTCCTGAGAAAGGCCAGATGCTATTTCTTGAAATCCCCTCAAACTGAAATGGTAGCAATATAA